CTCGGCGCCCTGCTCTCGGCGGTGCAGGGCGGGCTCGGCGTCACCGTTGGCCTGGGCTTCTACCTGCCCTTCAACATCGTGCTCACCTACTCCCTGGGCACGCTGACGCGCATCGTGGCCGATCGCCAGATGGGCGCCGAATGGAGCGAATCGGTCGGCATTCCGATCGCCGCGGGACTCATCGTGGGCGAGGCTCTGGTGGGCGTTGGCTTCGCCGTGCAAGCCGTGCTCGGCAGCTAACCAAGCGAGGGTGTGAGCCATGAGTGGACGCGGATACGCACTGCTGATCATCGGATTCCTCGCCGGCACTTTCGTGGCAGCGCTCGATCCCGACAGCACCAACTGGCGCTGGTTTGTACCGGCGGTGGTCATCGCTGCCATCGGTGTACAGCAGATCAAGCAGGCGCAGGCGAGCGCGGCGCGCAACTCGACGCGACTTACGACCGACCGCGAGGACCTCGAACAAGCGCTCTCGAACATCGTGAAAAATCTCACGGAGCTGCGCGGCGCTGGCGATACGGTACCGCCGTTCGAGATGCGCTTCGAGATAGATCGTCTATTTCGCGGCGATCTCATGCGCTTTGCGGACGCTCGTGACACGCTTGCGCAGCTCTACGGCCTGCAGGCCTACGCCGACATCGTGAGCGAGTTCGCCGCAGGCGAGCGCTACATCAACCGCGTGTGGTCAGCCTCTGCGGACGGCTATTTGGATGAGGTGTCGACCTACCTCGACAAGGCACAGGTGCAGTTCGAGCACGCCCTGCGCCGGCTGGAAGCGGTGCAGGCGCACTAGGGTTGCCATCACGCGGACGCGGCACCGCGCAAGCGCTCCATCGTGGACACTGCATTCAGGCTAAGCCCCGTTGACGCAATCCGCCCCGCCGCGCACGTCCGCGGATAGTCAATCGCCCGCCCGCGCTCCACCTCGACGTGCGGCGAGTACGCAGGCGCGGAACCTCTCCAGTGGCTCGCGCGCATGCCCCGTCCACAGCTCGCGAGCAACCACACCACGTTCCGGATCTGCAAAGTGCAGACGGACTGTTGTTGTCTCAAGCAGGGACGACATGAACGACAGCACGCGCTCGCCCTCGAGGGCGAAGCTGCCCGCGCCCCTCGAAACGGACCCGGACCAGGGCACCTGCCATCGAGCGCTTCCCACTTGCAGCGTGAGTGGGGCCGCCGCCGGATCCAGTCGCTGACCTGGAAGGGAGAGCGTTAGGCGTGCCCGCGACATCGACTCCGGACCCTGAAAGCCCACTTCTAAGGTTGCTGGTGAGGAACGGTAGGCAAAATCCACCTGCGTTCGCAATAGGCAGCGATCGGCGTAGGTTGAGAACACCCACGGGTCTACGAGCTGGGTGAGTTCCCCGCGCCGGTGACGCTCCAGCAGCGCCAAGCTCGCCCGTCCGAAGCGCCCGCCTTCGCCGCCGATAGCTTGCGTTCCGGAGCACGTGCTCACGCGACCATCGTTGGCGACGAAGACCAAGTACTCCATACCGACCTGCAGGGATACGCCGCAGGCACCCCCCAACCCGGTGCTATTCAAGGCGTCGAAGGGCAGCTTGCCTTTGAAATGGTCCAATAGCTCGAAGCGCATCCGCACGGCATCGCCGCCGAGCTCAGTCCGCGGCAGCACCTCCCCCCCGGTGATGCGCGCGCGAAACACATTGTCCGTTTGCGCGTAGAGCCGCGCGAGTGATGTCGGGGCACACGAACAGCTCCATGCCGGCGCGCTGCACGCCCACAGCAGCAGGGGCAGCAGCAAGTGCATCGGAGGCGGCGTCGCACTCACGGTGCGGCTGGCTCGAGAGCAAGGTAGGTGCCGTCGGGGGCTAGGCGCACACGCAAGTCACGGTAGATCAACGCATCGCTACGATCCGACTGAAGCTGGTGGATCGGATCGATGCGGGCAACGGTCTGGAAGAAACCGTGGAGCTGCGCTGCATCCAAGCCACGCAACGTACGCGTCAAACGCCCCTTCAGCGCCTCATCGCCAGCCGGCGACGGTGAGGCGACCAGCTGCAGCACCTGCGCCAGCGCATACGCCCGCGCCTCCTCGCGCGCTTGGATAGGCCTCAGGGACTGGCATGCGTGCAGCGGTGTCGCCGCATCGCTGAAGAAGTAGACATCGCCGTACGCTAAGCGCACGCTCAGGCCGCAGTCCTCGGGCGCCCAGGTGGTCAACGGCAAGGACTCTGTGACCTCCCCGCGCAGGACTCGCTCTACGACCAGTGTGAATGCGATCACCCCTCCCTCCCGACGCTGCGCCGAGTGGATCTTCCCCTCGACGATCACGCGCGCATCACGCAGCGCAGTCAGCGCCTGCTCCCATTCGCACGTACAGGAAGCGGATGAACCTAATGAAAACATTGGTAAGAGGCTAGCCCCGAGAGCCACCCACGCGGATCGCCGCCTCGCCTGCGATGCCCTGCTCAATCCTCGCACTCGACGCCGGCCTCGCGTAGCGCGACGCGCAAGGGCTCGACCAGCGCCCCCCAAGCGCGATGGCGATGGACGTGGCGCGCGCTGATCGCCTCGCGCACCTGTAGCTCACTGAAGGTGAAGGCTGCTTCGCGCCGGGCAGATATGTTTAGGCAGGCGGGATCCCACGGCAGGCCGACATGCTCGATCGCTGCCTGTGCGTGAGGCGCGGGATCCGCCGCCAGGGTCTCGTAGCGAACCTCATGTACTAGGGCAGGATAGGCCTCTTGCCAGCCACGCATGAGACGTTCGCTCTGCGCGTAGAAGTGCGCAAGATCCTCCAACCGGCAGGCGTAGCGGTGACCGTCAGGAAACCGTCGGGAGTAGATCGACAGGCACACGTCGACTGGATGGCGACGCATCCAGATCACGCGTGCACGGGAGCCGAAGATGGCAGCGATGAGACCCACTTGCTGGAGGTTGTGGGGCATCTTGTCCGTGAGTGCGACTGGGGTCTGGGAGCGATCGCGAGGCACGCTGCGCACATCGTAGTCAGCGGCCAAGGCCGCCCAGTGGGCCGCGCTCATCGCCTGCGGTGCCGGGAGCACGCCACGGGCCAAGGCGTGCTCATACCCTGCCGCGATAAAAGCCATGGCTTCGTTCTCGCCGCCCGTATGCACGCCCTTCAAGCCCCCGATGATTCGCTCCATCAAGGTGGTGCCGCTGCGCGGCATTCCGAGAATGAAGGCCACGGTGGGCCCTGAGGCCGGCGCTTGCGATATAGCGCTGGCACCAAGCGCACCGTAGCGCTCAAGTCGGTGCTCGTTGATTCGCACCTCCTCCAGGGCGTCGTAGGCGGCGCCACGCGCGCGCAACTGTGCGTGTTGCGCATCATTCGCTGCCACTAGGGTTTGCCAGGCGAGCGCCAATGCTCCCCGGCGCTCGTGCAGGCGTGCACAGGCAAAGCGCAGCAGCACCTCGTGGCCAGGGCGCAAGGACGGCTCGCCATCGAGGATTGTGCTCAGGTCGGCAACCGCGGCGGCCACCTCGCCTGCCGGCGCCAGCTCTGCTAGTAGCTGCCAGGCACGACCGTCGTCCGGGCGCGATGCCAGTACCCTTCTCAGGCTCTCTACGGCCGCAGGCAGCGAATCCTCCAAGCGTGAGATGCGCGCTTCCAGCAAGTCGCACTCGATGCCAGCAGCGCCCCGTTGCTTCGCCGCCTCGAGCGCCTGTCGTGCGTCATGCGGTCGGCGCGCCGACAGCAGCAGGTCAGCGTGCGCGAGGTGGTCTTCGCCGCGCGCCGGCGCGAGCAGGGCGAGATAGCGCTCGTGGGCGCTCACTGCATCATCGTAGTCACGCAGCGCGGCGGCGGCTTGGCTGCGCCAGCGCCAGCGATCCGGGTCTTGCGGCTGCGCGTCGGTCATACGACGCGCCAGTGCACAGCCCCCAACCCAGTCGCCAGCGCCGGCCAAAGCCTGCGCACGCAGCCCGTCTAGGGTGCTGTCCTGTGGCGCCGATGCGAGCAAAGCGGACGCCTCGCGAAAGGCCTTCAAGCGCAGCAACCGCTCGGCTGCCGGGCGCACCACGGCGGCGTCGCCGCCGGCCACGCGGGCGGCGTGTACGAAAGCCTCGATCGCCTCTCCACGCCGCACGAGACGTTCGAGCACCAGCGCGCGGTTGAAGTGGTACTCAGCCACCTGCGAATCGATGGCGAGGGCGGCGTCCAGAGCAGCCAATGCACCGCCTAGCTGACCTCGCTGAAAGCGAACGGTGCCGAGTCCGTAGTGAGCGTCGGCGCGTTGGGTTGGCGTGGCCGACGGCAGCTCGCTCAGCTGCACATAGGCCCGCTCGGCGGCCGCTAACTGCCCCGATCGGTGCGCCGCCTGCGCTTGGGCAAGCAGCGTCGCCGTATCGTGCTCACTCTCCACCGCGAGCTACCCGCACGAGACTAACCGAGTCATTGCGCCGCCGGGCCACCGGGGCGGGCCGAATACAACCCCATGAACTCATAGGCGATATGCGCTGCGGCCAACGCCGTCATTTGCGCATGATCGTAGGCGGGTGCCACCTCGACCACGTCGGCGCCAATGAAGTCGAGACCCATCATGGCCCTCAAGATCGCCAGCGCTTGAGCGCTGCTGAGGCCACCGCTCACCGGCGTGCCCGTACCGGGGGCATAGGCGGGATCGAGGCAGTCGATGTCAAAGCTCAGGTAAACCTTCTGCCCGTGAAGACGCTCGCGGGCCCGCTCGACCGTGGCGGCGACGCCCTCGCGGTGCACGAAAGGAGCATCGAGGATCGTAAAGCCCATGGTGTCCGGGTTATGGGTGCGAATTCCGATCTGCACCGAGTGAGCTGGGTCTACCAAGCCCTCGTTGGCAGCGTGGCGGAACATCGTACCGTGATCGTGCACGCGACCAGGCTCGTCCTCCCAGGTATCGCTATGAGCGTCGAAATGCAACAAAGCGAGGGAGCCGTGCCTAGCGTGCATAGCCTTAAGGATAGGGTAGGTGACGTAATGATCACCACCCAAGGCGAGGGTTGCGACGTCGGCATCGATGATGTGCGCGAACTGCTCCGTGATGCGCGCTTCGATCTGCTCTGGGTGCCCGAAGTCGAACAAGACGTCGCCGTAGTCGATGACGGCCAATTCGGTTCTAGGATCGAATGCCATGCCGTAGGGGCGCTCCCAGGCCATCACCGCGGAGGCGGCACGTACCGCCGCTGGGCCACCGCGGGCGCCAGAGCGATTGGTGGTGGCAAGGTCGAAGGGCACACCCACCACGGCGAGCTCGGCGCCCGTGAGGTCGCGCGTGTACTTGCGGCGCAGGAAGCTCTGCACCCCCGAGTAGGTTGGCTCTACCCGCTCGCCGCGCAGCGGACCGCCGCTGATGGCGTGATCGATCTCCCGTTTGGTCATCGTCGACTCAGTGAACGGCCAGCAGCGGCTCGTACGGCAACAGCTGGCGAAGCTCGTCATCGTTCCCCGTCATCTCGTAGCGAGTGAGCGCGATGGGTATGCGCCCGGCAGCCAGAAACTCATCGTGAAAGGCTTGTAGCTCGAAGTCCTCGCCCAGCTGGCGAGCACGATCGGCGAGCAGCGCTTCCATCTGCGTCATACCGATGAGATAGCCCATACCATAGCCCGGCGGACGGCGCAGATAGATCTCCGCATCGACCCTCGCCACGTTCTCGTCAAGGAAGGGCACGCGATCGACCATGTAGCTAGTGGCCCCCGACACGCTCATGCGGTTCTGCTGCATTTCGATGTCAGCGCGTACGCGGACGGCGCGCTTGATCCCGAAGATGTGAAACAGCTCACGCGTACGCGGCAACTCATCGAGCAGGCCAGCGTTTAGCATCATCTCCTCCAGGTACACGGCCCACCCCTCCACCCGGGCACCCTCCCAGTACGGCGTGCGAATGGGGTGGTGCTGATTGGCGGCCACCAGCCAATCGAAGCGGTGGCCGGGGATTACGGCGTGCACGTGGTCGGGTCGAGGGTCGCGAAACTGAACTTCCTCCCAAAAGTTGCGCCCCCCGGCGCGAACCATCCAGGGCACGTTGGTGGCCAGATCTCCCACGAAGGGAGGGATCGTGATGATGTTACGCTCCACGAGAAAGGCACGAATCTGCTCGTCCGCAGCGCGGATCCGTGCCTCGTATTCTTCCGCGCTCTGCGCGGGCTGCAGGGCGGGCAGGTGGCGATTGCGGTGACGCTCCAGGGTGAGGTAAGCCACCAGGCGTTCGTACTCGCGCTCGCCCAGCGTTAGGAGCGCGTCAGTGCTCAGGGGTATTAGCTTCACCTGGCGCACGTACCAATCAAACTGCGCTCGCCCGACGCCAGCCGCGGCCCGCCAATCGGGTCGATTCGTCTCGAGCCAACCGCGAAAGGTGACCACCGCGTCGAGGGCCTCGCTGACCTGCTCCACGAGCTCCGGCTGATCGCTCCGCACGCGTGCAAGCAGGTCCTCATACCAGCCGATGACCCCTGCCGGTGGCTGCGCTCGATAGGCCTGTCCGTGACCAACGCCATCGTGGTTGGTGAGGTTGTGCAGGGCCAAGGTTACGTAGTCCGCAGCAGGATCATCCAGCTGCGATCGCGCACTTGAGAGCAGCGCGGGCACGCGCTCGAGGCCTTCGCGCAGTCGCTCCAGATCCTCGCCGCTCGCAGGGATCTGCACGAAGGGGATGCGTTGGAGCTGATCGACGTAGTGGCCAGGGTCTCGCGCCCATGGGCGCGAGACCCGAAGGCGGTACTCGAGCCCATCGAGGAGGCTGCGCACCAGCAGCCAGTCGACCCGCTGGCTGCGATCCCAGTGCACCTGCGCCAGCGCTGCGTGGCGCTGGCGCAGCGCGCGCAGGGAAGCCAGCGTGGAGGCGATCGTCACCGCCGACCAATCGGCGACACCCGCAGCGTCCTGCACCGGCTTCATGAGAGCACGTGTGGCCGAGTGCACCGCGATCAGCTCGGCGTAGGCGTCATCCGTAGAATCCGGTAGCGCCGCCG
This is a stretch of genomic DNA from Pseudomonadota bacterium. It encodes these proteins:
- the speB gene encoding agmatinase, coding for MTKREIDHAISGGPLRGERVEPTYSGVQSFLRRKYTRDLTGAELAVVGVPFDLATTNRSGARGGPAAVRAASAVMAWERPYGMAFDPRTELAVIDYGDVLFDFGHPEQIEARITEQFAHIIDADVATLALGGDHYVTYPILKAMHARHGSLALLHFDAHSDTWEDEPGRVHDHGTMFRHAANEGLVDPAHSVQIGIRTHNPDTMGFTILDAPFVHREGVAATVERARERLHGQKVYLSFDIDCLDPAYAPGTGTPVSGGLSSAQALAILRAMMGLDFIGADVVEVAPAYDHAQMTALAAAHIAYEFMGLYSARPGGPAAQ
- a CDS encoding DUF885 family protein, encoding MPHAARLTGAPALLLILTLGVWPALPHAAALPDSTDDAYAELIAVHSATRALMKPVQDAAGVADWSAVTIASTLASLRALRQRHAALAQVHWDRSQRVDWLLVRSLLDGLEYRLRVSRPWARDPGHYVDQLQRIPFVQIPASGEDLERLREGLERVPALLSSARSQLDDPAADYVTLALHNLTNHDGVGHGQAYRAQPPAGVIGWYEDLLARVRSDQPELVEQVSEALDAVVTFRGWLETNRPDWRAAAGVGRAQFDWYVRQVKLIPLSTDALLTLGEREYERLVAYLTLERHRNRHLPALQPAQSAEEYEARIRAADEQIRAFLVERNIITIPPFVGDLATNVPWMVRAGGRNFWEEVQFRDPRPDHVHAVIPGHRFDWLVAANQHHPIRTPYWEGARVEGWAVYLEEMMLNAGLLDELPRTRELFHIFGIKRAVRVRADIEMQQNRMSVSGATSYMVDRVPFLDENVARVDAEIYLRRPPGYGMGYLIGMTQMEALLADRARQLGEDFELQAFHDEFLAAGRIPIALTRYEMTGNDDELRQLLPYEPLLAVH
- a CDS encoding sulfotransferase — protein: MESEHDTATLLAQAQAAHRSGQLAAAERAYVQLSELPSATPTQRADAHYGLGTVRFQRGQLGGALAALDAALAIDSQVAEYHFNRALVLERLVRRGEAIEAFVHAARVAGGDAAVVRPAAERLLRLKAFREASALLASAPQDSTLDGLRAQALAGAGDWVGGCALARRMTDAQPQDPDRWRWRSQAAAALRDYDDAVSAHERYLALLAPARGEDHLAHADLLLSARRPHDARQALEAAKQRGAAGIECDLLEARISRLEDSLPAAVESLRRVLASRPDDGRAWQLLAELAPAGEVAAAVADLSTILDGEPSLRPGHEVLLRFACARLHERRGALALAWQTLVAANDAQHAQLRARGAAYDALEEVRINEHRLERYGALGASAISQAPASGPTVAFILGMPRSGTTLMERIIGGLKGVHTGGENEAMAFIAAGYEHALARGVLPAPQAMSAAHWAALAADYDVRSVPRDRSQTPVALTDKMPHNLQQVGLIAAIFGSRARVIWMRRHPVDVCLSIYSRRFPDGHRYACRLEDLAHFYAQSERLMRGWQEAYPALVHEVRYETLAADPAPHAQAAIEHVGLPWDPACLNISARREAAFTFSELQVREAISARHVHRHRAWGALVEPLRVALREAGVECED